A segment of the Lolium perenne isolate Kyuss_39 chromosome 3, Kyuss_2.0, whole genome shotgun sequence genome:
tcgtgcttgtgtatcTCGCCGTGTCGACATAGTAGCGATGTACTCTGGAGCTCTGGTCGACACAAATAGAATGATGGTGCATACATCGATGTCGATGGCCATCATCCATGGACGTGGTGTCACAAAAGAAACGTCTAGAAGAGCATCTGAAGCTGCTTGATTAAGAAATGGGGACCAAAAGACTATCAATCTTACTAGACACAAAGCTTCAAAGCTTGACAAGCTTAAGACAGATCCGTAAACTCGAGAAAACTGCAAAATAACGTAAGCGATCTTTTGGAAACTGCGGAACCTGATTAAACTTAGTTCAGCAGTAAGTCACAAAGTTATCCGACCACTAAATTCGAAAAATATTGTGCGGGTGAGTTTTTATCATACTATTCATCTGAAACTTATCATTTTTTTTCCTAAGCTACATACTGTTAAATTGGAGTATGAAAAATGACACTCACTCACATACATACGTGCGTCCTCTACGCGCAAAATTTTTGTTTGGAATTTTTGAAGCTCTAGAAATACGATTTTTTTAGCCGCTACAGTACAACAGGTTCCTATGAAACTAGGTTTGGTGAAGCTGTAATGCTCAACAGTGTGTAATCTAACCTCATACCGtgatggctttattaatttaaagtgggGCAAAGTCTTTACCTGTTATCTAAAAAAAATGAAACTAGGTTTCACTATGTATTTTTGCAAAATAACAGCTACTTTACGGTTTATGTTCGATTTCGTTCGCCGATCAAATTTATACAGGAGAAGAGTAAGGGGCTCTCCAAATTTCCTCTCCCAAATGGTACACACTCCCTCTTCACATTACACGTTGGTGCCTCGGCTGCTGCCGCTTCTATCCTCACGAAGAGGAAGCACGCGTGCACCCACATCGTCTTCCTTGCTGTTTCCCTAACCGCAGTCGTTGTTGCAACCCCAGCCAAGGCTGCAACGATGGTCGTTCCGCGAGCTCGGCCAAAGAGGGGGCAATATGTAAGAAGCCGGGGGGACAATGCCAAGCAGTCGGGGGACAACGTTAATATGAAGGAAACCTTGAAGAGAAGTGGCCTTCCTCCACCTGCTCTGCCGGTGGCCAAGATCGGCGCATCGCAGGACAACGACATCGGCGCCGCCAACGTGTTCGTCGAAAAGCCTCCGAGGTACAATGGGAACAATGTTCCGAACTCATTCACGGATATGCTAAACGAGGCCAAGGTGAGCATTACCGAGTCGCCGCTTGATACGTATGAGTTGGACGGGTAGGATGATGGCGAAGAGGTTGAGGTTGCTGTTGCTTATGGTCAAGACGCGTTAGAGGAGATTGATTAGGAGGTCTTCGACATGGCGAAAGGGGAGAACAAGAGAGTCGTGAATTACATAGAAATCAAAGACGCTTGCTTGGTGTGGTTATGATCGCAAGTGTCCATCGATGTGGTGCACGACACTGACCAAAACAGGAAGCGGTATTGGCAGCGAATCGAACATAATTTCTCTCACCTCATGCCTCATGTTTCAACACCAGTCTATCGCtcctacgaatccctacaaggcCGGTAGGATGTGATCAAGGCTTGTTGTAGATGGTGGAGTAGAGCAATGGAGCAATTCAGGAACCCACCTCCGAGTGGTGTCTCTATCGGTGACTATGTGAGTGCATTGCATTCTGCATTTGCGTGATTGTGTTGCAAGACATATGCATTTATTCTGCATTTCTTTTGCGAATGTAGGAAACAATTGCGACGGAGAGGTACAAATCAATGGAGACCTCCAAAGGAAGACCATTCACGCTATAACATTGTTGAAAGTTGCTCGCGTATCTTGACAAGTGGGAATTGAGGGAGCAAGAAGCACCGAAATGAGCTATGCTATGTTTGGATGATGCAAGTGATGAGGAAGGAGCCAACAAGGGGAAGCCAGATGAAAACAAGAAGGCCAAGGAAAAGATCAAGTTTGATGCTGAAGCATCAAACTTGGATTTCAAGATCGATGAGTTCATGAGGTCAAAAGAAAGCATAACACTCAAGACTTTGTAAGTAAAGAAAGTCATGATTGAGAAGAAGAATGAGATGAAGTAAGCAAGGTGGCAAGCAATTTGTGACTTGGAGGAGAGGAGGATAGCACTTGAGGAGAGGAAGGCATGCTAGAAATTTTTGGGGAGGAGAATATGCGATGAAGATGGATCTGAACACCATGGATTCCTTCACTAAAGTGTGGTGGGATATGAGGAGGCTCAAGATCATTACAAGGAGAAGCATAGCCTGTGTTGAAGCTTCCGGTACGGAGAGTAGTGGTGTCGCCGGCGGTGCTAGCGGCAACGATGGTTTTACTTGAGCCTTCCTTCTTCGTCATGATGGTCGATGATGCGTGAAGACGATGTTTTTCTCATATTTCGGGTGTTAGATGCAAACATTGTTGTGAAATAATGTAACATATTGTCACATTCCATGTTATCATATTATCAAATTTGATGTATACGGTTTTGGTTTGGAGTTTGCCAGCGATGATCAGATCCCGTAGACTAACTATAAAACAAAATATTGGTCCCAGCCCACGCGAGTGCAAAATTTGCGCGACTTATACTCTCGTTTTTACATAAGGTATCTGACAGAGAGCACTTGTTTGCTCGACACCTTTAGCTCCGTTCATCTTATTAATATTAACGATTAATTAATGGGTTAAATGGACTAGAGATAGCTAACCTCATGATCTGCTGGTGAAGCTCGCTAATTCGTAGCTATCTTCTGACTGACTAATTAAGTCGACCAATAGGCCCAGGCCCAACTAGCCCAATCGAGCTCTACCAATCCTCTTTCTCGCAACACGCATTCCCATGGGCCTTGGACCCAGAGGCCAGAGCCGCCGACCTTCCACGAATATAGATTTACTGCTTCATTTCTTCTGAAACACTTCCATTTTGCATCCCCTACAGAAAATACTTGCAGCATTGCTGCAGTAGTACCGCAATAATCGTGCACAAAATCAGCTAGAATAACATCAATATAGGACGCCACGTCACATATGAGAAGCCGAAAGCATGCTTGACCATCCATGGTTTAGCAGAAGCTACAAACTGTGAGAAACAGCAACAGAAATCAGAGCTTCAATGCACCTTACGAAATGTAcaggaaaaaaacagaaaatgccgTTTATTTTCAGTCTTTTCCACTTGAAAACCATAGAAATGCTCATTACTTACGGAATATATGGAACATAAACCACAGCTACTAAACAAGTCCAGCACATGGCATAAGGTTTTCCCAGTTCTAAGGAAGGACAAACGCACCGGTGTCCAAACAAAGCAGAGCTCGCCTTCTGAATAATCAAGCCATGCAGATACCTTGTTCAAATTTCAAATGCTTTCAATGGGTCCTTGGGGTCGATTTCATGGTAGAGAGGGAGATCCGACCGGAGACTCTGTTTGCTGAAACCAATACTTTCCAGCGTTTTGAGCACCTCGTCGAACAAAATCTTGTTTCCGAACGGGGTGAAATGAAGTCCGTCACTGCATGATATAAGAAGGTTATCTGCTGCTTATGGTCATGAGGATACACCATAATTCATAATGCTTTGGCAAGATACTCTGAAATCAAAATCTCGATTCCTATAATGTCAGGGCATAAAGAGTGAAGATGAATAAAATATTTATTTACATACTCGCGAATTGATGATCAACTATAAAATCACTGGATGAAGAGCATGACTGGGAAAAGTGAGTAAATAGCCCTTTTAGAGTTTCAAGCTATTCTAAGCACATAGACTAAAGGCTATTAGAAAGCGGAAAGAGAGAATTCAAACATAATGTTTTTTTATCGATTATATAGTATCTGAGATATCTACTACAGAATCATTTTTTTGGGGGTAAATAGCCATTTTAGAGTATCAAGCTCTTCTAAGCACATAGACTAAAGGCTATTAGAAGACGGAAAGAGAGAATTCAAACATAATGTTTTTTTATCGATTATATAGTATCCGAGACATCTACTAAAGAATCTGTTTTTGGGGGGAGAACAAAAAAATTTGTGCTCAAGAAGCATAGGAAAAATCTTCAGCAGTTTCCAAAAAGGCACAAAAGAGGTATTGTGTACTTTGCTCTATTTATAAATGCAGGTTTTAATCTATCATCGCAAAGAAAACAGAGCAATGGTTTAGAATATCAAGTGAAATTTATGTGCTCAGTAATCATTGTTGAGAGGTGACACGTAATGCAAATCATCAACTGAATCTTATCTTGGGTTGTCATTTTCCCTCATAAGAATGTGAAGCATAACCAAGAACAACATCACACTAGAAAGTTCAGAAGTGTTAAATCTCGAGCCTTTTCTTTGGGTAGTCTCCAACAGTGTTTCCGAAGCCAGAACCAGACATAAAATTAACTGGACACAGACCAGATTTTGAGCAATCCGTGTAAATCGTGAGTAAAAGTCTGCCTGAGAATTGCCAGCTGTTGATTTCTCTTACATCAGCCACTTCCAATTATTAAGCTTTTTTTATGTTAACCCAGGCGATATACTGCCAtgcatccaaatttagacaaatctaagacatccttttatggacagaGGGAGTATACGAGTTCTAAAAGTTATACCAAATTTGCATGATCGAATTTTGCTCACACCGGGAAAATAAAATTCATACCATAACGCAGATGTCTGCCAATCAGGAAATTGCTGCATGTGTGTCCAGATGTCTACAAATGGCTGATCCAACTCTTTAGCAACAGCTATGCATGCCTGTGCATAAATGCCCGCAGCTTCATTTGTTCTTTCAGGCTGTCTTGAAGGATCATTATCCCCATATACGTGTCTGCATGGAAAGATATGGAATAAGTGTGGCTTCCTCGCCAATCTGCTTTGCTAAAAGGCATAATTACTAATATTTGCTTCAAAGGAATCTTCAGCCAGATCACAGGCCACCAAGTTGCAAGTAGACAATTGGATACACATAGAGCCCAATAGTACACTCCCAGAGGTGTTGAAATGTCCATCATTTTGAGTCAAAACTAAGTCAACGTAAAAGGAACTTCATACTAAACACAACCTCGATACATTCTGTAAGTTCAGCCCCATTTCTCAACATTCCGATTGAGATTAACAGGTTTTACTTGACGCAATTCACTGTATAAAATAAAAACAATTTTCAATTGTTTCCCCTGTTTTCTTGATTTCTTCATCACAATAATCAGGGATAGAATGAATGTTGATGATGTTGAATACATTGTTCTAAAGATACATGTCAGTAATACAGCACTGACCTGCATCAAGAATGGCATTGAGCAAAAGGAAACCATTAAGTTGATCAGCATACAGATATCTAGTTGACCCTATTCTGTTGACCTGAGACCTTACCACTCACCATTAATAAAGCTATAAGTAAATTACATATCTGCAGGGTGAGAGGGCTATTGTTACCGGATCCTCGCGGGCTCCTAGATCGGTGGAGGGGTGATGAGGATGATAGCAGCAGAGGGCCACTTATTCTgcaaaaccaaaccacatagatATCTCAAGTTCTCAACCACGTACGAGTAATTGAAGAAGCAAGCAAATTATCAGCATTCTCTGCTCCAGGACGACAGTATAGCAGCAACCTTGAAGTGGGCGCAGATCGCGCGGAGGTTGTCGTGGTACTCCGCTAGCGGCACGTGCAGGTGCGGCTCCGCCCGGTCCGGCAGGCTAGCGTCGTTGGAGCCGAAGAGCACCGTGACGGCCGCGGGGTCCGCGCCCCCGGCGGCCGCCCCCTCCATGGCTCTATCCAGCACCTTCAGCGCCCACCGCGTGTTGTACCCGCTGAGCCCGCGCAGCACCACGTCCGCCTAACCAGCACAAAATCCGATGTCACTTCCGTACGCAGCAGCTAGCGGCGGCGCAAACGGAGAGTACCTGGCGGGCGAAGTGGTCGGCGAGGGCGGCGCCCCAGCCACCAGAGGCAAACGACTGCTCGGTGAGGGAGGCACCGAAGAGCACCAGCCGCGGCCGCATCTTctctcctcgactcctcttcccTCCGATACGGATCAAGGATCGGCCGCTCGACTGGGTTGGTTACTCCCCCGGAGATGAGATCACGGCAACTTCACGAGCACCTCACTTCTGCAGTGGAATCGTCGGTCCCTTGAGTATGCTCCGGCCCGTCGACGTTTATGATCTCTCCTGACTCCTGGTCTGATCGGTGGTTGACTCGATGACTGGGATGTACCTGCTGCATTTTTTTTCGAATCCACCCATCTGGGAGTAGTACAAATaactcaaaaaataaaaaaaaaattataaattGGTACTCgaaccacctagcgacgactacaaacactagcacgagccgaaggcgcgccgctgtCCTCGCCCCTTCATCGCTGGAGTcgggcaaagcttgtcgtagtagagtttgttgtagtagacagacgggaagtcgtcgtgctaaggttccaaaggaccagcgcaccagagcagcaaccatcgccaatgatgacaaccgtagatcggaagagactaTCATGAAACCACACAAATAAACACGAAAACCGACCGGATCCTACGAGATCCGACGGGTACACAACTCCACGCGCCCTCCGTCAGAGCTAGATGCACCACCAGAGCGAGGATAGGgcggggaggaccttattctgacttTAGGATGTAGCCTCCACTTCACCATCCCAAAAAAGAGACtaaaaagcaaactaaattaagaacGGAAACTCCCCGCTAGCAAGGGACCGTggtcctgttggagatatgcccaagaggcaataataaattagttattgttatatcttagtggtcatgataaatgtttacattacatactataattgtattaaccgaaacattgatacatgtgtgttatgtaaacaacaaggagtccctagtaagcctcttgtataactagcttgttgattaatagatgatcatggtttcgtgatcatgaatattggatgttgttaataacaaggttatgtcattgggtgaatgatataatggacatacacccaaataagtgtagcatgagatcaagtcattaagttctacttgctataagctttcgatacatagtaacctagtcctttgaccattagatcatgtaaatcacttataccggaagggtactttgattacatcaaatgccactgcgtaaacgggtggttataaagatgggattaagtattcgaaaagtatgagttgaggcatatggatcaacagtgggatttgtccatcccgatgacggatagatatactatgggccctctcggtggaatgtcttctgattagcttgcaagcatgtgactgggtcacaagagatgacataccacggtacgagtaaagagtacttgtcggaaacgaggttgaactaggtatgaagataccgatgatcgaacctcggacaagtaaagtatcgcgtgacaaagggaatcggtatcgtatgtaaatggctcaatcgatcactaagttatcgctgaatgtgtgggagccattatggatctccagatcccgctattggttattggtcggagaggagtctcgaccatgtctgcatagttcacgaaccgtagggtgacgcgcttaaggctcgatgtcgcataagtagattcggaatatgagatggagaccgaagtttgttcggagtctcggatgggatccaggacatcacgaggaggtccggaatggtccggagaataagattcatataaggaaagttgatttctaggtttcggaaaagttcgggatttttccggtggaagaccgagaaggttctagaaggttccggcggtcccaccagtgggcccacgaccctaggaggcctagcatgggccgaggggatgcaccctagcctaatgggccaggggcatatgcccctcaaggcccaagtcggccagccttagggtttccccaaaaccctagggggatcaacttgggggggggggggggggggaattccccctccccctttcgccgccggccctagatgggtttggggcatTGGGAGGAccacccaaaccgacctcccccctatataaagaggggaggggcaggGGGCGCTCACCCCATCAGACc
Coding sequences within it:
- the LOC127321555 gene encoding GDSL esterase/lipase At5g45920-like codes for the protein MRPRLVLFGASLTEQSFASGGWGAALADHFARQADVVLRGLSGYNTRWALKVLDRAMEGAAAGGADPAAVTVLFGSNDASLPDRAEPHLHVPLAEYHDNLRAICAHFKNKWPSAAIILITPPPI